From a region of the Candida albicans SC5314 chromosome 1, complete sequence genome:
- the GSC1 gene encoding 1,3-beta-glucan synthase (Essential beta-1,3-glucan synthase subunit; gsc1 allele determines resistance/sensitivity to echinocandins; 16 predicted membrane-spanning regions; mRNA abundance declines after yeast-to-hypha transition; Spider biofilm induced) — protein MSYNDNNNHYYDPNQQGGMPPHQGGEGYYQQQYDDMGQQPHQQDYYDPNAQYQQQPYDMDGYQDQANYGGQPMNAQGYNADPEAFSDFSYGGQTPGTPGYDQYGTQYTPSQMSYGGDPRSSGASTPIYGGQGQGYDPTQFNMSSNLPYPAWSADPQAPIKIEHIEDIFIDLTNKFGFQRDSMRNMFDYFMTLLDSRSSRMSPAQALLSLHADYIGGDNANYRKWYFSSQQDLDDSLGFANMTLGKIGRKARKASKKSKKARKAAEEHGQDVDALANELEGDYSLEAAEIRWKAKMNSLTPEERVRDLALYLLIWGEANQVRFTPECLCYIYKSATDYLNSPLCQQRQEPVPEGDYLNRVITPLYRFIRSQVYEIYDGRFVKREKDHNKVIGYDDVNQLFWYPEGISRIIFEDGTRLVDIPQEERFLKLGEVEWKNVFFKTYKEIRTWLHFVTNFNRIWIIHGTIYWMYTAYNSPTLYTKHYVQTINQQPLASSRWAACAIGGVLASFIQILATLFEWIFVPREWAGAQHLSRRMLFLVLIFLLNLVPPVYTFQITKLVIYSKSAYAVSIVGFFIAVATLVFFAVMPLGGLFTSYMNKRSRRYIASQTFTANYIKLKGLDMWMSYLLWFLVFLAKLVESYFFLTLSLRDPIRNLSTMTMRCVGEVWYKDIVCRNQAKIVLGLMYLVDLLLFFLDTYMWYIICNCIFSIGRSFYLGISILTPWRNIFTRLPKRIYSKILATTEMEIKYKPKVLISQIWNAIVISMYREHLLAIDHVQKLLYHQVPSEIEGKRTLRAPTFFVSQDDNNFETEFFPRNSEAERRISFFAQSLATPMPEPLPVDNMPTFTVFTPHYSEKILLSLREIIREDDQFSRVTLLEYLKQLHPVEWDCFVKDTKILAEETAAYENGDDSEKLSEDGLKSKIDDLPFYCIGFKSAAPEYTLRTRIWASLRSQTLYRTVSGFMNYARAIKLLYRVENPELVQYFGGDPEGLELALERMARRKFRFLVSMQRLSKFKDDEMENAEFLLRAYPDLQIAYLDEEPALNEDEEPRVYSALIDGHCEMLENGRRRPKFRVQLSGNPILGDGKSDNQNHAVIFHRGEYIQLIDANQDNYLEECLKIRSVLAEFEEMNVEHVNPYAPNLKSEDNNTKKDPVAFLGAREYIFSENSGVLGDVAAGKEQTFGTLFARTLAQIGGKLHYGHPDFLNATFMLTRGGVSKAQKGLHLNEDIYAGMNAMMRGGKIKHCEYYQCGKGRDLGFGSILNFTTKIGAGMGEQMLSREYFYLGTQLPLDRFLSFYYGHPGFHINNLFIQLSLQVFILVLANLNSLAHEAIMCSYNKDVPVTDVLYPFGCYNIAPAVDWIRRYTLSIFIVFFISFIPLVVQELIERGVWKAFQRFVRHFISMSPFFEVFVAQIYSSSVFTDLTVGGARYISTGRGFATSRIPFSILYSRFADSSIYMGARLMLILLFGTVSHWQAPLLWFWASLSALMFSPFIFNPHQFAWEDFFLDYRDFIRWLSRGNTKWHRNSWIGYVRLSRSRITGFKRKLTGDVSEKAAGDASRAHRSNVLFADFLPTLIYTAGLYVAYTFINAQTGVTSYPYEINGSTDPQPVNSTLRLIICALAPVVIDMGCLGVCLAMACCAGPMLGLCCKKTGAVIAGVAHGVAVIVHIIFFIVMWVTEGFNFARLMLGIATMIYVQRLLFKFLTLCFLTREFKNDKANTAFWTGKWYNTGMGWMAFTQPSREFVAKIIEMSEFAGDFVLAHIILFCQLPFLFIPLVDRWHSMMLFWLKPSRLIRPPIYSLKQARLRKRMVRKYCVLYFAVLILFIVIIVAPAVASGQIPVDQFANIGGSGSIADGLFQPRNVSNNDTGNHRPKTYTWSYLSTRFTGTTTPYSTNPFRV, from the coding sequence aTGTCGTATAacgataataataatcattattacGACCCTAATCAACAGGGCGGTATGCCACCTCATCAAGGAGGAGAAGGGTATTACCAACAACAGTATGATGATATGGGTCAACAACCACACCAACAAGATTATTACGATCCAAATGctcaatatcaacaacaaccataTGACATGGATGGATATCAAGACCAAGCCAACTATGGTGGTCAACCAATGAATGCCCAGGGTTATAATGCTGACCCAGAAGCCTTTTCTGACTTTAGTTATGGTGGTCAAACTCCTGGAACTCCTGGTTATGATCAATACGGTACTCAATACACCCCATCTCAAATGAGTTATGGTGGTGATCCAAGATCTTCTGGTGCTTCAACACCAATTTATGGTGGTCAAGGTCAAGGTTACGATCCAACTCAATTCAATATGTCATCGAACTTGCCATATCCAGCTTGGTCTGCTGATCCTCAAGCTCCAATTAAGATTGAACACATCGAAgatattttcattgatttgactaataaatttggtttCCAAAGAGATTCTATGAGAAACATGTTTGATTACTTTATGACATTGTTGGACTCGAGATCTTCCCGTATGTCACCAGCTCAGGCCTTGTTGAGTTTACATGCTGATTATATTGGTGGTGACAATGCCAATTATAGAAAATGGTATTTTTCTTCACAACAAGATTTGGATGATTCCTTAGGTTTTGCTAATATGACTTTAGGTAAAATTGGTAGAAAAGCCAGAAAAGCTTCCAAGAAATCCAAAAAAGCTAGAAAAGCTGCTGAAGAACATGGTCAAGATGTCGATGCTCTTGCTAATGAATTAGAAGGTGATTATTCATTGGAAGCCGCTGAAATCAGATGGAAAGCCAAGATGAACTCTTTGACTCCAGAAGAAAGAGTAAGAGACCTTGCTctttatttgttgatatgGGGTGAAGCCAATCAAGTTCGTTTTACTCCTGAATGTTTGTGTTACATTTACAAATCTGCCActgattatttaaattctCCATTGTGTCAACAAAGACAAGAACCAGTGCCTGAAGGTGATTACTTGAACCGTGTGATCACTCCACTTTACAGATTCATCAGATCTCAAGTTTATGAAATTTATGATGGAAGATTTGTCAAGCGTGAAAAAGACCACAACAAGGTCATTGGTTATGATGATgtcaatcaattgttttggtACCCAGAAGGTATTTCCagaattatttttgaaGATGGAACCAGATTGGTTGATATCCCTCAAGAAGAACGTTTCTTGAAATTAGGTGAAGTTGAATGGAAGAATGTTTTCTTCAAAACTTATAAGGAAATCAGAACCTGGTTGCATTTCGTTACCAATTTTAATAGAATCTGGATTATCCATGGTACCATCTACTGGATGTACACTGCTTACAACTCCCCAACCTTGTATACTAAACATTATGTCCAAACCataaatcaacaaccacTTGCTTCGTCAAGATGGGCTGCTTGTGCCATTGGTGGTGTTCTTGCttcatttattcaaattcttgCCACACTTTTCGAATGGATTTTCGTGCCTAGAGAATGGGCCGGTGCTCAACATTTGAGTCGTCGTATGCTATTTTTGGTGTTAATTTTCTTACTCAATTTGGTTCCACCAGTTTATACATTCCAAATTACCAAATTGGTGATTTATTCGAAATCGGCATATGCTGTGTCGATTGTTGGATTTTTCATTGCTGTGGCCACTTTAGTATTCTTTGCCGTCATGCCATTGGGTGGTTTATTCACTTCATACATGAACAAGAGATCAAGAAGATATATTGCATCACAAACATTTACTGCCAACTACATTAAATTGAAAGGTTTAGATATGTGGATGTCTTATTTGTTATGGTTTTTGGTTTTCCTTGCCAAATTGGTTGAATCTTATTTCTTCTTGACATTGTCTTTAAGAGATCCTATTAGAAACTTGTCGACCATGACAATGAGATGTGTTGGTGAAGTTTGGTACAAAGATATTGTTTGTAGAAACCAAGCCAAGATTGTCTTGGGGTTGATGTATCTTGTtgatttgttattgttcTTTTTGGATACTTATATGTGGTACATTATTTGTAACTGTATCTTCTCCATTGGTCGTTCATTCTATTTGGGTATTTCCATTTTGACTCCTTGGAGAAACATTTTCACCAGATTGCCAAAGAGAATTTATTCCAAGATTTTAGCTACCACGGAAATggaaatcaaatataaacctaaagttttgatttcaCAAATTTGGAATGCCATTGTTATTTCCATGTACAGAGAACATTTGTTAGCCATTGATCACgttcaaaaattattgtATCATCAAGTCCCATCTGAAATTGAAGGTAAGAGAACTTTGAGAGCTCCAACTTTCTTTGTTTCTCAAGATGacaacaattttgaaacGGAATTTTTCCCAAGAAATTCTGAAGctgaaagaagaatttcatttttcgCTCAATCTTTGGCTACACCAATGCCAGAACCATTACCAGTTGATAATATGCCAACTTTTACTGTTTTCACTCCTCATTATTCGGAAAAGATTTTGTTATCTTTGAGAGAAATCATTAGAGAAGATGATCAATTCTCAAGAGTGACATTATTGgaatatttgaaacaattacATCCAGTTGAATGGGATTGTTTTGTTAAGGACACCAAGATTTTGGCTGAAGAAACTGCTGCTTATGaaaatggtgatgattCTGAAAAATTATCTGAAGATGGATTGAAATCCAAGATTGATGATTTACCATTCTATTGTATTGGTTTCAAGTCTGCCGCCCCTGAATATACTTTAAGAACAAGAATTTGGGCTTCATTGAGATCCCAAACTTTGTACAGAACTGTATCTGGGTTTATGAATTATGCCAGAGCCATTAAATTGTTATACAGAGTGGAAAACCCAGAATTGGTTCAATATTTCGGTGGTGATCCTGAAGGATTAGAATTAGCTTTAGAAAGAATGGCCAGAAGAAAGTTTAGATTTTTGGTTTCTATGCAAAGATTGTCTAAATTcaaagatgatgaaatgGAAAATGCTGAGTTCTTATTGCGTGCTTACCCTGATTTGCAAATTGCTTACTTGGATGAAGAACCGGCTTTGAATGAGGACGAGGAACCAAGAGTATACTCTGCCTTGATTGATGGTCATTGTGAAATGTTAGAAAATGGTAGACGTCGTCCTAAATTCAGAGTTCAATTGTCTGGTAATCCAATTTTGGGTGATGGTAAATCTgataatcaaaatcatgCGGTTATTTTCCATAGAGGtgaatatattcaattgattgatgcTAATCAAGATAATTATTTGGAAGAATGTTTGAAGATTAGATCAGTTTTGGctgaatttgaagaaatgaaTGTTGAACATGTTAATCCATATGCaccaaatttgaaatctgAAGATAATAACACCAAGAAGGATCCAGTGGCATTTTTGGGTGCTAGAGAATATATTTTCTCAGAAAATTCTGGTGTTTTGGGTGATGTTGCTGCTGGTAAAGAACAAACTTTTGGTACATTGTTTGCAAGAACTTTGGCACAAATTGGAGGTAAATTGCATTATGGTCATCCGGATTTTTTGAATGCTACATTTATGTTAACTAGAGGTGGTGTTTCTAAAGCACAAAAGGGTTTACATTTGAATGAAGATATTTATGCTGGTATGAATGCCATGATGAGAGGTGGTAAAATCAAGCATTGTGAATATTATCAATGTGGTAAAGGTAGAGATTTAGGTTTTGGATccattttgaatttcaCCACCAAGATTGGTGCTGGTATGGGAGAACAAATGCTTTCAAGAGAATATTTCTATTTGGGTACTCAACTTCCATTGGATAGATTTTTGTCATTTTACTATGGTCATCCAGGTTTCCATATTAATAACttgtttattcaattgtcTTTACAAGTGTTTATTTTGGTGTTGGCTAACTTGAATTCATTAGCTCATGAAGCTATCATGTGTTCTTACAACAAAGATGTCCCAGTTACTGATGTTTTGTATCCATTTGGTTGTTACAATATTGCTCCTGCCGTTGATTGGATTAGACGTTATACTTTGTCtattttcattgttttcttcatttCTTTCATTCCATTGGTTGtacaagaattgattgaaagaGGGGTATGGAAAGCGTTCCAAAGATTTGTTAGACATTTTATTTCCATGTCACCATTTTTCGAAGTTTTCGTTGCCCAAATTTATTCATCATCGGTTTTCACTGATTTGACCGTTGGTGGTGCTAGATATATTTCCACTGGTAGAGGTTTTGCCACTTCAAGAATTCCATTTTCAATCTTGTATTCACGTTTTGCTGATTCATCCATTTATATGGGAGCAAgattgatgttgattttattatttggtaCAGTTTCTCATTGGCAAGCACCATTATTATGGTTCTGGGCTTCATTATCGGCTTTAATGTTCTCCccattcattttcaatccTCATCAATTTGCTTGGGAAGACTTTTTCCTTGATTACAGAGATTTCATTAGATGGTTATCTAGAGGTAACACTAAATGGCACAGAAACTCATGGATTGGTTATGTTAGACTTTCTAGATCACGTATCACTGGTTTCAAACGTAAGTTGACTGGTGATGTTTCTGAAAAAGCTGCTGGTGATGCTTCAAGAGCTCATAGATCCAATGTTTTGTTTGCTGATTTCTTACCAACATTGATTTATACTGCTGGTCTTTATGTTGCTTATACTTTTATTAATGCTCAAACTGGGGTTACTAGTTATCCATATGAAATCAATGGATCTACTGATCCACAACCAGTTAATTCTACTTTGAGACTTATTATTTGTGCTTTAGCTCCAGTTGTTATTGATATGGGATGCTTAGGTGTTTGTCTTGCCATGGCATGTTGTGCTGGTCCAATGTTAGGATTATGTTGTAAAAAGACTGGTGCTGTTATTGCTGGTGTTGCCCATGGTGTTGCCGTCATTGTTcatattattttctttattgttatGTGGGTCACTGAaggtttcaattttgcCAGATTAATGTTGGGTATTGCCACCATGATTTATGTTCaaagattattattcaagTTTTTGACATTATGTTTCTTGACTAGAGAATTTAAGAATGATAAAGCCAATACTGCTTTCTGGACTGGTAAATGGTATAATACTGGTATGGGATGGATGGCTTTTACTCAACCATCTCGTGAATTTGTTGctaaaatcattgaaatgTCGGAATTTGCTGGTGATTTCGTTTTGGCacatattattttattctgTCAATTAccatttttgtttattccATTAGTTGATAGATGGCATTCAATGATGTTATTCTGGTTGAAACCATCAAGATTAATTAGACCACCAATTTATTCTTTGAAACAAGCCAGATTAAGAAAGAGAATGGTGAGAAAATATTgtgttttatattttgccgtgttgatattatttattgtcATTATTGTTGCACCAGCGGTTGCTTCGGGACAAATTCCTGTTGATCAATTTGCCAATATTGGTGGATCTGGTTCTATTGCTGATGGATTATTCCAACCAAGAAATGTCAGTAATAATGATACTGGTAATCATAGACCAAAAACCTACACTTGGAGTTATTTGAGTACTCGTTTTACTGGAACTACCACCCCTTATTCTACAAATCCATTCAGAGTTTAA